Proteins encoded together in one Micromonospora auratinigra window:
- a CDS encoding TIGR02611 family protein has translation MVSKSSSVEQRTTADPPKGAARTAERRGYEVPAQQGPRTAVAERRRGGWRGRLHTTLDLIRANPTGRVALKIFIGILGALIVTVGIALIPLPGPGWLLVIAGLGVWAVEFHWARRLLAFTRRHVHAWTRWVTSRSLPVRLLLGAVGLAFVAVVVWASLKYSLGIDLFARALHYLATH, from the coding sequence ATGGTCTCGAAGAGTTCCTCAGTGGAGCAGCGGACCACGGCCGACCCGCCGAAAGGAGCGGCCCGAACAGCCGAAAGGCGGGGGTACGAAGTGCCAGCCCAACAGGGTCCGCGAACCGCTGTCGCGGAGCGCCGGCGCGGCGGCTGGCGGGGCCGGCTGCACACCACCCTCGACCTGATCCGGGCCAACCCCACCGGCCGGGTGGCCCTCAAGATCTTCATCGGCATCCTCGGCGCGCTGATCGTCACCGTCGGTATCGCCCTCATCCCGCTGCCCGGCCCCGGCTGGCTGCTGGTGATCGCCGGCCTCGGCGTCTGGGCCGTCGAGTTCCACTGGGCCCGCCGGCTGCTCGCCTTCACCCGCCGGCACGTGCACGCCTGGACCCGCTGGGTCACCAGCCGCTCACTGCCCGTACGCCTCCTGCTCGGCGCCGTCGGCCTGGCGTTCGTCGCCGTGGTGGTCTGGGCCTCGCTCAAGTACAGCCTCGGCATCGACCTCTTCGCCCGGGCGCTGCACTACCTCGCGACGCACTGA